The following proteins come from a genomic window of Palaemon carinicauda isolate YSFRI2023 chromosome 12, ASM3689809v2, whole genome shotgun sequence:
- the LOC137651116 gene encoding S-antigen protein-like, with amino-acid sequence MEGQEMVADDSRISGGLDSRISGGMDSRISSGLDSQISGGLDSQISGGLNSRMSGGLNSQISGGLVSQISGGLDSQISGGLDLRISGGLALQIHGGLDLRISSGLDSQISSRLDSRISGGLDPQISSGLD; translated from the exons atggagggccaggaaatggttgctgatgactca CGAATCAGTGGTGGATTGGATTCGCGAATAAGTGGTGGAATGGATTCACGAATAAGCAGTGGATTGGATTCACAAATAAGCGGTGGATTGGATTCGCAAATCAGCGGTGGATTGAATTCCCGAATGAGCGGTGGATTGAATTCCCAAATAAGCGGTGGATTGGTTTCGCAAATAAGCGGTGGATTGGATTCGCAAATAAGTGGTGGATTGGATTTGCGAATAAGCGGTGGATTGGCTTTGCAAATCCATGGTGGATTGGATTTGCGAATAAGCAGTGGATTGGATTCGCAAATAAGCAGTAGATTGGATTCTCGAATAAGCGGTGGATTGGATCCGCAAATAAGCAGTGGATTGGATTAG